The Fimbriimonas ginsengisoli Gsoil 348 genome window below encodes:
- the deoC gene encoding deoxyribose-phosphate aldolase: MSLQDLHGLLSNLQRNPGIPLDLDWVDSIRVNRSAAERRAATLPARRTVKKKYQAAWLLRAIACMDLTTLGGDDTPGTVRRLCAKARRPVRQEVLAALGAEQLGVRVGAVCVYHQMVPTAVEALQGSGIPVAAVAAGFPHGLSPFAQRLDEIRSSVAAGATEIDIVITRAHVLTGDWRALYDEIAAFREACGEAHLKTILATGELGTLTNVGKASAVAMMAGADFIKTSTGKETENATLPVGLVMARQIREYLDRTGYKVGYKPAGGIRTAKQSLDWLILMKEELGNEWLLPDLFRLGASSLLTDIERQLEHHATGRYAATHHQPMP; this comes from the coding sequence ATGTCCCTCCAGGACCTCCACGGCCTGCTTTCGAATCTGCAACGGAACCCTGGCATTCCGCTGGACCTTGATTGGGTCGACTCGATCCGGGTGAACCGGAGCGCGGCTGAGCGGCGAGCCGCGACGCTGCCGGCTCGCCGAACGGTTAAGAAGAAGTACCAGGCGGCGTGGCTGTTACGCGCCATCGCCTGCATGGACCTGACGACCCTCGGCGGGGACGATACGCCGGGAACGGTACGCCGTCTCTGCGCCAAAGCCCGTCGCCCGGTTCGACAAGAGGTGCTGGCGGCCTTGGGAGCCGAGCAACTGGGAGTTCGCGTGGGCGCGGTGTGCGTCTACCACCAGATGGTGCCTACCGCGGTCGAGGCGTTGCAAGGGTCGGGCATCCCGGTCGCCGCGGTGGCCGCCGGATTCCCCCACGGGCTTTCCCCCTTTGCCCAGCGGCTCGACGAGATTCGATCGAGCGTTGCGGCCGGAGCAACTGAGATCGACATTGTGATCACCCGCGCTCACGTCCTAACCGGCGACTGGCGGGCGCTTTACGACGAGATCGCCGCGTTTCGGGAGGCATGCGGCGAAGCGCACCTGAAGACGATTCTCGCCACCGGCGAACTCGGAACGCTGACAAACGTCGGCAAGGCCAGCGCGGTCGCCATGATGGCGGGCGCGGACTTTATCAAGACGTCCACCGGCAAGGAGACGGAGAACGCGACTCTGCCGGTCGGCCTGGTCATGGCCCGACAGATCCGTGAGTACCTGGATCGAACCGGTTACAAGGTCGGCTATAAGCCGGCCGGCGGAATCCGAACTGCGAAACAGTCGCTCGACTGGCTGATTCTGATGAAGGAAGAGCTAGGAAACGAATGGCTGCTCCCGGACCTCTTCCGCCTCGGCGCCAGCTCGCTCCTCACCGACATCGAGCGCCAACTCGAACACCACGCCACCGGCCGATACGCCGCCACCCATCATCAGCCGATGCCGTAA
- a CDS encoding acyl-CoA dehydrogenase family protein, with translation MRSAEAALEESKRYFREEVAPKAQLIDQDPAMVAEAMRGLCERDLMALKRPAKFGGPEMSEPMFREYQEEIARTSGALAFLTTQHQSAVAMLSSCENQDLAAEYLPQMGDGGKLVGIGFSQLRRGGPPIMRAEPVDGGYRLEGHVPWITGGGLFPEFMIGAALPDGRSVFGIVPLEDREREIKVSPPMRLAAMESANTVSAEFSGFFLPKERVAYIRPPNWIKNNDQINVALQGHFALGCAQAGIDIVRQAGEKKGISFLTDAAAALEQELADCHVATAEAQKSVDEETTDERLRVRAWAIELAVRCAHAAIAASSGAANSLSHPAQRVYREALVYTVSAQTTAVMEATVRRLRR, from the coding sequence ATGAGATCGGCCGAGGCGGCGCTCGAAGAGTCGAAGCGTTATTTTCGCGAGGAGGTCGCGCCTAAGGCGCAACTGATCGACCAAGACCCCGCGATGGTAGCGGAAGCGATGCGCGGTCTTTGCGAACGAGACTTGATGGCGCTCAAGCGGCCGGCCAAATTTGGCGGACCTGAGATGTCGGAGCCGATGTTCCGCGAGTACCAGGAGGAGATCGCCCGCACCTCCGGCGCGCTGGCGTTCTTGACGACGCAGCATCAAAGCGCGGTCGCCATGCTCTCCAGTTGCGAAAACCAAGATCTCGCCGCCGAGTATCTGCCCCAGATGGGAGACGGCGGGAAGCTGGTGGGGATCGGCTTCAGCCAGCTCCGGCGGGGCGGGCCGCCGATTATGCGGGCAGAGCCGGTCGACGGCGGCTACCGCCTGGAGGGACATGTGCCGTGGATTACCGGCGGCGGCCTTTTCCCGGAGTTCATGATCGGAGCGGCCCTTCCCGACGGCCGGTCGGTCTTCGGGATTGTGCCGCTGGAAGATCGGGAGAGGGAGATCAAAGTTTCCCCTCCTATGCGGCTTGCCGCCATGGAGAGCGCCAACACCGTGTCCGCGGAATTCTCGGGGTTCTTCTTGCCGAAAGAGCGGGTTGCCTACATTCGGCCACCTAACTGGATCAAGAACAACGACCAAATCAACGTCGCGCTCCAAGGGCATTTCGCGCTGGGATGCGCGCAGGCCGGCATCGACATCGTCCGTCAAGCCGGCGAGAAAAAGGGAATCTCATTCCTCACCGACGCAGCGGCGGCACTAGAGCAGGAGCTCGCCGACTGTCACGTGGCCACGGCCGAGGCTCAGAAAAGCGTGGACGAGGAGACGACGGACGAGAGGTTGAGGGTCCGCGCCTGGGCGATCGAGTTGGCCGTTCGCTGCGCCCACGCCGCCATCGCCGCTTCGAGCGGCGCCGCCAACTCGCTGTCCCATCCCGCGCAAAGAGTCTATCGCGAGGCGCTCGTCTACACCGTCTCGGCGCAGACGACGGCGGTGATGGAGGCGACGGTACGGAGGCTTAGGCGGTAG
- a CDS encoding putative N-acetylmannosamine-6-phosphate 2-epimerase: protein MTLDDLLTLLHGCPLVASVQASEGSPVDDPETLLKLARASTLAGVRLLRLQGARNIRAIRRGTGVPVIGLIKRTYPDSDVYITPTIWEVDEVIDEGAEVVALDATARHRSGDALLGDLIAHAHSREALVLADIDTVENAVAAVAAGADMVSTTLGGYTSERAATTGADLELLRQTIAAVTVPVFAEGRYAHRWEIDAALRIGAAGVIVGGALNDPVKQTRALMPVRFEGDKVGAVDIGGTWLRFGTFTSDWKLIEVERTPNPPKREERLQWIRDRIQASGVHRVGVSTGGIVDPRTGLVWKAKEYLMADHVGIVFSEETLGIPTFAIGDGHATAWGHANLPRFAGRRVATLAIGTGLGAGFVQEGKIWAGRRGEYPRVNDLPAPGGKTYEELLGGIHITKEPTQEAEARAILALESALKAVSDLYFPDDIVIAGSVGLSPWLAPHLHRLGAIPSPFDHDAGLYGAAAVALFPPPL, encoded by the coding sequence GTGACTCTCGACGACCTGCTGACCCTCCTTCACGGCTGTCCGCTCGTTGCTTCCGTTCAGGCCAGCGAAGGGTCGCCGGTGGACGACCCGGAGACCCTGCTGAAGCTCGCCCGCGCCAGCACCTTGGCCGGCGTTCGCCTGCTTCGGCTTCAGGGCGCTCGAAATATCCGCGCTATTCGCCGCGGAACCGGTGTGCCGGTGATCGGGCTAATCAAGCGGACCTATCCTGACAGCGACGTGTACATCACCCCCACGATCTGGGAAGTCGACGAAGTGATCGACGAAGGGGCCGAGGTCGTGGCGCTCGACGCCACCGCTCGCCACCGATCCGGGGACGCGCTTCTGGGCGACCTTATCGCCCATGCCCACAGCCGCGAAGCGCTCGTTTTGGCCGACATCGACACCGTCGAGAACGCCGTGGCGGCCGTTGCCGCGGGCGCCGACATGGTGAGCACGACCCTGGGCGGCTACACCTCCGAGCGGGCGGCCACCACGGGCGCGGATCTGGAGTTGCTTAGGCAGACGATCGCCGCCGTGACGGTTCCGGTTTTTGCGGAGGGGCGCTATGCGCACCGCTGGGAGATCGATGCGGCATTGCGCATCGGTGCGGCAGGCGTGATCGTCGGCGGAGCCCTCAACGATCCCGTGAAGCAGACCCGGGCCCTCATGCCGGTCCGATTCGAGGGGGACAAGGTTGGCGCGGTCGACATCGGAGGCACCTGGCTCCGCTTCGGAACCTTTACCTCCGACTGGAAGCTTATCGAGGTGGAGAGAACTCCTAATCCGCCCAAGCGGGAGGAGCGCCTGCAATGGATCCGCGACCGGATTCAGGCGAGCGGCGTTCATCGGGTTGGGGTTAGCACCGGCGGTATCGTCGATCCCCGGACCGGGTTGGTTTGGAAGGCCAAGGAATATCTGATGGCAGACCACGTCGGCATCGTCTTTAGCGAGGAGACGTTGGGGATTCCGACGTTCGCTATCGGCGACGGCCACGCAACTGCGTGGGGTCACGCCAATCTACCGCGCTTCGCCGGGCGGCGAGTGGCAACCCTCGCGATCGGCACCGGGCTCGGCGCGGGCTTCGTTCAGGAAGGGAAGATTTGGGCTGGCCGGCGTGGCGAATATCCCCGGGTGAACGACTTGCCGGCACCGGGCGGCAAAACGTACGAGGAGTTGCTCGGCGGTATTCACATCACCAAAGAGCCGACCCAAGAAGCGGAGGCTCGCGCGATCCTCGCGCTCGAATCCGCGTTAAAGGCGGTGAGCGATCTGTATTTCCCCGACGACATCGTTATCGCCGGCTCCGTCGGCCTCAGCCCCTGGCTCGCGCCTCATCTACACCGATTGGGCGCGATCCCGTCGCCGTTCGACCACGACGCCGGTCTCTACGGCGCCGCCGCGGTTGCCTTGTTCCCACCCCCGCTGTAA